AAGTTACCATTGTTAATAAGTGGTTAGAGCATCAAAATACATACTGATATTTAAGTTTAGACCTTTTCGCATGTAGAACCCCCTAGAAAATAATTTAACGCCATGTATCACTACTTGACTTGGCAGATGGTATAACTCTTTCTCTGCACATAACTGCGCTGAGTGATTAATATACATTATTCGTTTTTTTTTCAAAAAATCACATTAGCTATGCTTTTAAAATTATTTTCTATAATTCTCTTAAATCAAACAAAATTAGAACATAAATGACAATTCCATACAAATAAGCGTAATTAATCTCTTCATACCTTTCTTTTTTGTAAAAAAAAACAAACCACTATGTTAATTTTAAGAAAATTATACTTTACGATTAATTACAAAGTATTTCCGAAAGGTCTAATGATAAATCATATGTCATGATAATTATTCTCATCTTATCAGAATTACCAGTCTCGTTTAATGCGGTAACGGTGAACATATACAGAACAAGGGATTCTGAGTGAAAAGAGGCAACATTATCCTGTCTTCTGTCGGACAGAGCGGGAGGAGGTATTAGACGTCAACTAGTTTTGCCGGTGGTTATCAGATGAGTGATCATCTCACGCTTACAGGCTGGCAGGAAGTAACACAACATATGGTGTTCCGCTTCTCCAGAAAAGCAGCGGATAGAGCCGCTACATCTCGTGTTTTCGTGGTGTACAGCACCGGGGCGCTTCTGAAAGATCCGGAACTGAGGGTTATCGGCTCTTTTACTGAAGCTGATTTTTTATTCATCTCTTACTTCGAACAATTCTTCAATCGATTTTGTCGGGTAGAAAAGCGAATTACAATTTTCTTCCTTTAACTGTATAAAACCCAGTTGAAGGTAGAATTTTTTGGCGTTGTCGTTCAGCGCTTCCACGAACATTCCGTGTATACCCACAGCTTGCGAGGCCTGATACACGATTTTCATAGCATGGGTAACAAGTGTTTCTCCATATCCCTGATGATGAATGCTTTTATCAAGTGCCAGACGACCCAAAGTCACGCTCGGCA
This DNA window, taken from Citrobacter farmeri, encodes the following:
- a CDS encoding GNAT family N-acetyltransferase; protein product: MDGLRIEIFSEEVEYELSNFDCGEEYLNTFLTAHLKRQHNSKILRGYLLVTREDKPRVMGYYTLSGSCFEKTLLPSKTQQRRVLYKNVPSVTLGRLALDKSIHHQGYGETLVTHAMKIVYQASQAVGIHGMFVEALNDNAKKFYLQLGFIQLKEENCNSLFYPTKSIEELFEVRDE